TTAGGTGGAGGACGATCGAAACTGAGATGAGGGTGcgggggtgatacgtctccaacgtatctataatttatgaagtattcatgctgttattttatcattcttggatattttacaatcattttatagcaactttgtatcattttttgggactaacctattgacccagtgcccactgccagttgcttttaagggtgcttatgaaattgcttctttgattgcaaagtatgatgctactctttacaaatctgaaaattttgccatacttaaatattgctatgataagtATGCTTCTAATCcttatgttaaaccatatattgaggactcctccgctgtccaagaagagactaatattttgcaggagtctatggaagaagaaattgatgaaactgtgagctcattggatgaaaaagatgatgaggagagcgaagaaaaaaaggaggaagagcggattagctacccgtgcccaccttctaatatgagtaactcttcaactcatacattgtttaattcccctttgtgcttaccgaaggatgaatgctatgatgattgttatgatcccattgattctcttgaaatatccctttttcatgatgcttgctatcactacatgaaatatgtcaacttgtgaccttgactattggtcactgaaaggtcattgtttttcatttgcgacctttttgtgaccaaaaacagaaggtcaaaagctggcagtcgtaaactgaaattaacgaccttcactgtgagaaggtcgtagacgtttacgaccaaaacagaaggtcgttgaacccatgaccttttgttttggtcactggctgtctgcccaggccacgtcggatccgacgtggcaatctgaCATGGCAAAATTACGACCAATTGGAAAGGTCACTGACAAGATTCAGCCCGGTCTAGTTCAACCGTCTTTGCGGGCCGAGCCCATTTATTATATTTTTTTCAAGcaatttgtttcaactacatgggCCGAGCTCAAGAATTCAGCCTTTTTATTTTATAGGACGCGGCCTTATACgattcatttatttatttttgggcCTCAAACTTTTTGTAGTCCATTTCAATTTTGGGCCTCCATAGCAAACATTCACAAACTTGACGAGCATTGTTCTAGCGACAGTGAGATACAAGGATTTCAAACAAGCATGTATCAAGACCATTTTATTTCTTTCAACGCAAAAGTATTCCTTAAACAGCCACGGGTACAACAGTAAGTACATTCAACAATCCATCATCAATCGGTGAACAGACTATAGCTACCAGCAGCAGCCGCCTGAAAGACTAAGAGACTACTAAGGAGCTAAACTAACAGCAACCATCCATCATCAATCGGTGACACTAGCAATGAGAGAAATCGGCGACATTTCAAAGACCCCACCCCCTCCTGCTGCTTTGCGTCGCTCACCTCAGACTGGGACTTGTCAGAGTCGTCGGACGCCTCTCCTGCCTGAAACGAAAACAGGGATGGGCACGAAAGAGCATGGATCAATACCACAATGTTGTGTTAATATCACATGGCTACGATTCTGATGAAGGTGTTTCACGTGAATGTTATACCAGTGGGTTGTTGTAGGTGTCGATCTTTTTGGTGTACTTGGCCTTGGCAATTTGGGAACCTTCTCCTGCAATTCATTTAAACAGAGGAGATGTTAATGTGGTGCAAGGCGATAGATTCTCGGATAAGTATTAACAGAAGAAGAATAGTTGAACAAATCATGTGAAATGGCATGGCGGATTTGGAAACAAATTCGAGCAGTAGTTTGAATCGATGAGCACAGACTATACAGATTATAACAAGGCTACAAGGCTACGGACATttgaacacaacaaaccataaatTTGAACAACCATAGAGAATAGGAAGTAGATCAACAATTACATAGCTACTAAATTCTAAATATCACTGACCAACTGGGTCAAACAATACCCAAATGACACGGTGCAGCTACACAGAAACATGGAAACCAACTCACAGTCCGCCAAAATTTCATCGCATCACCGAGCAAACACTGAGATCAGGCGGAAGAGACCAACACCGATTAGAGCAGTAACAGAGAGGGGATGGTGGAGCGGGTAACTTACAACATGACTCGAGATAGTTCCACTTCTCACCACCGCCCTTGCCAACCTGCGATTTGAACACAAATCAGGACACAGGATTTGAAAGGAAAACTATCATAGCACCAGTTTGAATAAGAACAAGGAGACAGGAGTGGGAGCGAAGGGAACTGAGATGCTTACCATGGATACAAGCTTGATGTTGGAGTCCTTCCTGAAGCTGTCCCTGCGAAAACAGAACCAAAACGAGCCCAGTCAGGACGCGTCACCATGCCACAGAAACAACACGAATCAAACCACAACAACAAATCAAATCCGGGGCTCACATGAGGACTAAGACGGCGCTCTGAGGGTGCTTGGGCTTGTTGGAGTCCTTCTCGGCCTTGCTCTTCGTCACCACAAGTCTGCATCGCCACAGAAATAATACCAACAAAGCGAATCAGAACCCGACGTGAAACAACATCAGGAAAACGCAAGCAGAACCACCACGGGAAATGAGTCCATCACCTAAAGCCAAGCAGATGATAACACCGAGTAAGAAAGACTGATGAGAGGTGCTGGTTTACCTAAAACCATTTCCTTGATAACACTCATTTCCATCTAAGGAACAACATCTCGTGTGATGAAAACTTACAAAACAAACGACTCTTAACACAATATCACACCTACTCATAGGTGAGAACAAGGAACATGCCATTTATATTTCAAATTTAGAAGAACATCACTGCAATCATCCATAGCTAACAAACCTAGATAGAAAGTAATAAACTTATACCCCTGATACAGACCAGGAATCAGCACAAACAATCAGTACATTCTAACATGTTAAGTGGCTACCATTCCAATCATAATCGTACCATGGCATGAAAGAACAAAAATCAGTGACCTCCCTGCTACAAATTAAACTGATGCTCTTCTAATACTATACCATTCAAGCTCATGGCCGGGATCAACAATACTAATAACCTATAGATACCATGGCACAGCAGCAAGCAAATAGTGCAATAATCCCACCACAACGGGGAATAAGTTTTTGTTCATAGTGCATCAGTTTAGAATTTGAAATCTACTGATATTTTCTTTCCATGGAGAAAATCCTTACAATCGGCAAATACAAGGACCATGAGAAAGGGAGACTAGTTTAAAGCTAAAGCAATGCCAAAATAGTATCAAACTGATTCATGTAATCCACTTAATGTCAAAACAGTAGCTTAAAGGTTCAAAACTATTAACATTCAGAGCATTAAGAAACATGTGAGCCAAATTTTGTTCTGTATCTAGTAAGAATTCAACACAATAAAGGTTCAAAGCTCGACCCGGTACTCCATCTCCTTCTCCGCCATCCCGAACATCTGCATCGCACAAGCACCACCATCAATTAACCTCAATCACAAGCTTGAAATCGAAGAGGAAGGCATATACACATAAAAAAGAACATGAAAATTCCAGAACAAGGCGTCTTGTAGTTGCCGGGTAGCAACTTGAGAATGAatgattgatatcctggaagttGTAAACTGGAAGCCAGAGAAGCTACTAGTCAGGTTAGTTTCAAGTTCTGAAACTGAATGCATGGGGTCCAGTATTAGTATTCTGTGTAAATTAGTCATATGTTGTACCTATAGTTACGCAATGATTTTGCTCATGTCAGATAGCATGTACTTCTATACGAGAGAGAGGATTGCTATCAGTCAGTTTGTGCTAGTCGGCTGCAAATCTACTACATTTTATTGTGCAATGTCAGTCAATTTGTGTAGCTAAACTGCTAACAATCAACCGAGCAAGTGCATATGTACTGCTCGTGAGCACGGCCGATTTTTTAATCAGACTAAATTAAGATCGCAAGACCATTTTCTCGCACTGGAAAGTTACACTATACTTCTTCAGAATAATCCAATCATTTTATGACAAAACCAAATATGTTGCAGAACAAAAACTCTACAAGGTGAATAGTAGGAGCTGAGTTTTCAAAGAATGATACATCAGAAGCATAAAGTAGATATTCTACGGGTTCTGTGGCAAGCTAAGCAAGTCACCAACTGGACCAAAACCCCTGTAAGTTATGTTCAACAGACTGATGATGATAACGTGACTTCAACTGATACCTTGGGTCAATTTCTGCATTCGAGTAATATGACATTCAAACTTTTAATACGAAAACCATGCATTGCCCTGTGATACAAAGTGGTGCTATAAAACACACGATGTTATGTTCCAGTGCAAGCAGACTGAAAATCTGGCATCATTCATCATCACACCGTATGGTGCTGCAAGTAAACTATGTGTCTAGTTTATTAAACAGAGTGTTATGTTCAGGTGTAAACAGACTGAAAATCTGTGCGGGCAAATCACGTTGGAGAAAGGTACTTTATGGTTGGGTCGCGACGAGGAGAGAGGTCGAGTAGGCTTCCTGAAACTCCTCCATGGATGGCACGGGGACCTTAAACAATGAAAAGACAACAATCAGCGCACTGTCTAAGGTACATTCCAGCAAACACGTAGTAGATGCAAGGATGACCAAGAGCCAGCGCATTACCCAAGCCAAGCCCTTAAGCTCTAGGTTACCAAATTTGTCATCCAATGTGAGGCAGTTCCAGTATGCAGTCCACCTCATGTATGGGCTGCGGAGTCGTTCTTGCCGCAGCACCGGTTTGGTAGCCCCTCCGTGTGTCCAGGATCTCCACCTTGTCGTCCAGCCCGTCGTGCATCCTTCCGCTTGCCGTGGTCGTGGTCTGGCCGGCGCAGAACAAGAAGAGATGAGATCTGCATCTGCCCATGGAAGGAAGAAAGCAAAGCGAGCAGTGGCACATGAGATGGGAGAAGGTGCAGCAGGTTATGGAGGAGATTCAGAACGGGGAAAGAAGGAGGAGGGTGTACCTGGCCGCCTCCTACCTCGCCGTCGTCAAGGGCcaccacggcggcggcggcgagatcccCCATGTACTACGAAGGAAGGGATCTGGCACCGTCTTCGCTGGAACACGCGTGGAGGAAGGATCCCTGGCCATCTTTGTCGCCCCATCCGCGAGAGGCTAGGGTTTCAGGCGCCCACGGGGAAGGGTCGCCGGAGGGGCTTGGGGAGACGGGGTCGCCGGCCGACGGCGGTGGCGCTGGGAGAGAGGAGTtgggcgggcggcgcggcggcggcggctggaattgGGGAGGAATCGGGGTGGGAGAAGGAGTAGTGGAGTGTTGCAGTCTGCTCTGGTTTGGTTGGGTGAATCGGGGTGAGAGAAGGAGTAGTGGAGTGTTGCAGTCTGCTCTGGTTTGGTTGGGTGAATCGGGGTGGGAGAAGGAGCAGGCGAGACTGGCCCTGCAATCCGACGAACATGTGATCTGGGAGCGGGGGTGGGGAAGGGGACGCGGACGGGAGGAGAACCGGTCGAGGAAGGAGGTGGTGGCGGGACGCGCTGCTGCAGGacggggaggaggtggcggcagCGAGGAGATGAGGGAGGGGGTGCATCGGGCCGCCGCCATGGCCATGGCCGTGCCATGCGGCAAGGTCTATGTCATGAGCGAGGATTCGACCGCGGCCGTGGGAGAGAAGGGGAGCGGAGGGGTCGCCGGCGGCCGGGGTTGGGGGAGAGGACggaggatggcggcggcggctaggtggTTGGGGATCGAGAGATTGAGACGGAGGGGGAGCGAGAGGGTTGGGGGTGGCGGCTGTGGGACGAGAGGGGGAAAGTGGATCGGGGGAAAGGAGGGGACATGAGTTAGGGTTTGGGTgagagaggagggggagagggctaCCGTTCGATTCAGAACCATCCGACGGTGGTGGATGCATGATCTGCGTGATATGCCTATGAACCAATCAGAATGCATCAAACAATTTGAAGACCTTTTGACCTTTTAAATTGGTCATGATTGATTACACACAAATTTTTCATTCCATTTTTCCATGCTCAAAATGAGTTTTTTCGTGAAAGACCTAGAAAATATTTGTTCAAATGACCTCATATtttgcacaagggtgcatcttggaatgacaaacaatgttgcctaaggaagtttttattttctttggacgaaaaattcattttccattttttcgagtgcccaaaatgagtttttttgtgaaggacctaccatatatttgttgcaaaattggacctaatcaattttataaaatactaggccatatacaatgcacaattgacaaaatggttgggtgtcaaaagttttgatccacctctggtgaaaaagacaaattctcgctgattcagttggaagcgggtcaaatttgaactgtaactacctcgtagtttgctctttattttttccaaaaatcatttctaggtacataagtatctatttaatcagagaaataccaaaaaaattacaagattcaaccactagctaggaacggtcattcccggcattttgaccgcattttgaaacgggcataaaaaattcaaaaaaatcaaaaaattggaaaacctcagcattgtgtcattatatgtgaccaagtttccagaaaaaataataaacttgtaatacggtaattattttaaaaaattgttctcagaaatgagctaccatgtgtgaagattcatggctttcaagccaaatgatcaatcttatggccacattcatggcatagtttgttcaaatgacctCATATCGTGCACAAGGGTGCACCTTGGAatgacaaacaatgttgcctaaggaagttttcaatttctttggacgaaaaattcattttccattttttcgagtgcccaaaatgagtttttttgtgaaggacctaccatatatttgttgcaaaattggacctaatcaattttataaaatactaggccatatataatgcacaatttacaaaatggttgggtgtcaaatgTTTTGATACACCTCTGGTGAAAAATACAAATTgccgccgattcagctggaagcgggtcaaatttgaagtgtagctacctcgtagtttactctatattttttccaaaaatcacttctaggtacataagtatctatttaatcagagaaacaccaaaaaaattacaagattcaaccactatctaggaacggtcattcccggcGTTTTGACCGCAtcttgaaacgggcataaaaaattcaaacaaaatcaaaaaaattggaaaacctccgcattgtgtcattatatgtgaccaagtttccagaaaaaataataaacttgtaatacggtaattattttaaaaaagtgttatcaaaaatgagctatcatgtgtgaagattcatggctttcaagccaaatgatcaatcttatggccacattcatggcatagtttgttaaAATAACTTCATATCATGCaaaagggtgcatcttggaatgacaaacaatgttgcctaaggaagttttcaatttctttggacgaaaaattcattttccattttttcgAGTGCCGAAAATGAGTTTTtgtgtgaaggacctaccatatatttgttgcaaaattggacctaatcaattttataaaatactaggccatatataatgcacaattgacaaaatggttgggtgtcaaatgTTTTGATCCACcactggtgaaaaagacaaattcccgctgattcagctggaagcgggtcaaatttgaactttAGCTACCtggtagtttgctctttattttttccaaaaatcatttctaggtacataagtatctatttaatcagagaaacaccaaaaaaattacaagattcaaccactagctaggaacggtcattcccgacattttgaccgcatttcgaaacgggcataaaaaattcaaacaaaatcaaaaaattggaaaacctccgcattgtgtcattatatgtgaccaagtttccagaaaaaataataaacttgtaatacggtaattattttaaaaaagtgttctcagaaatgagctatcatgtgtgaagattcatggctttcaagccaaatgatcaatcttatggccacattcatggcatagtttgttaaAATAACTTCATATCATGCaaaagggtgcatcttggaatgacaaacaatgttgcctaaggaagttttcaatttctttggacgaaaaattcattttccattttttcgagtgcccaaaatgagttttttgctgaaggacctaccatatatttgttgcaaaattggacctaatcaattttataaaatactaggccatatctaatgcacaattgacaaaatggttgggtgtcaaatgTTTTGATCCACCACTGGTggaaaagacaaattcccgctgattcagctggaagcgggtcaaatttgaactgtagctacctcgtagtttactctttattttttccaaaaatcatttctaggtacataactatctatttaatcagagaaacaccaaaaaattacAAGATTCagccactagctaggaacggtcattcccgccgttttgaccgaattttgaaatgggcataaaaattcaaaaaaatcaaaaaattggaaaacctccGCATTGTGtaattatatgtgaccaagtttccaaaaataataataaacttgtaatacggtaattatttttaaaaagtgttttcagaaatgagctatcatgtgtgaatattcatggctttcaagccaaatgatcaatcttatggccacattcatggcatagtttatTCAAATGACCTCATAtcgtgcacaagggtgcatcttggaatgacaaacaatgttgcctaaggaagttttcattttctttggaagaaaaattcattttccattttttcgagtgcccaaaatgagtttttgtgtgaaggacctaccatatatttgttgcaaaattggacctaatcaattttataaaatactaggccatatataatgcacaattgacaaaatggttgggtgtcaaaagttttgatccacctatggtgaaaagacaaattcccgctgATTTAGATGGAagtgggtcaaatttgaactgtagctacctcgtggtttgctctttattttttccaaaaaacatttataggtacataagtatctatttaatcagggAAACACCACAAAATTACAAGATTCAACCAATAGCTAGGAACGATCATTCCTGgcattttgaccgcattttgaaacgggcataaaaaattcaaaaaaattcaaaaaattggaaacctccgcattgtgtcattatatgtgaccaagtttccagaagaaataataaacttgtaatacagtaattattttaaaaaagtgttctcagaaatgagctatcatgtgtgaagattcatggctttcaagccaaatgatcaatcttatggccacattcatggcatagtttgttcaaatgacctCAGAtcgtgcacaagggtgcatcttggaataacaaacaatgttgcctaaggaagttttcattttctttggacgaaaaattcatttccattttttcgagtgcccaaaatgagtttttttgtgaaggacctaccatatatttgttgcaaaattggacctaatcaattttataaaatactaggccatatataatgcacaattgacaaaatggttgggtgtcaaaagttttgatccacctatggtgaaaaagacaaattcccgctgATTTAgatggaagcgggtcaaatttgaactgtagctaccttgtagtttgctctttgtTTTTTCCAAAAaacatttctaggtacataagtatctatttaatcagaggaacaccaaaaaaattacaagattcaaccactagctaggaacagacattcccgccgttttgaccgcattttgaaacgggcataaaaaattcaaaaaaaatcaaaaaattggaaaacctccgcattgtgtcattatatgtgaccaagtttccagaaaaaataataaacttttaatacggtaattattttaaataagtgttctcagaaatgagctatcatgtgtgaagattcatggctttcaagccaaatgatcaatcttatggccacattcatggcatagtttggtCAAATGACATCATATCGTGCACAAGAGTGCATCTTGGAatgacaaacaatgttgcctaaggaagttttcattttctttggacgaaaaattcattttccattttttcgagtgcccaaaatgagtttttttgtgaaggacctaccatatatttgttgcaaaattggacgtaatcaattttataaaatactaggccatatataatgcacaattgacaaaatggttgggtgtcaaaagttttgatccacctctggtgaaaaagacaaattcccgctgATTCAgatggaagcgggtcaaatttgaactgtagctacctcgtagtttgctctttattttttccaaaaaacatttctaggtacataagtatctatttaatcagagaaacaccaaaaaaattacaAGATTCAACCACTATCTAGGAACAgacattcccgccgttttgaccgcattttgaaacgggcataaaaaattcaaaaaaatcaaaaaattggaaaacctccgcattgtgtcattatatgtgaccaagtttccagaaaaaataataaacttttaatacggtaattattttaaaaaagtgttctcaaaatgagctatcatgtgcgAAGATTCATGgttttcaagccaaatgatcaatcttatggccacattcatggcgtagtttggtcaaatgacatcatatcgtgcacaagggtgcatcttggaatgacaaacaatgttgccgaaggaagttttcattttctttggacgaaaaattcattttccatttttttgagtgcccaaaatgagtttttttatgaatgacctaccatatatttgttgcaaaattggacctaatcaattttataaaatactaggccatatataatgcacaattgacaaaatggttgggtgtcaaaagttttgatccacctttggtgaaaaagacaaattcccgctgATTCAGCtagaagcgggtcaaatttgaactgcagttgtctcatagtttgctctttattttttccaaaagtcatttctaggtacataagtacctatttaatcagaaatacatggtttggtggcggtacatcgaggtttggacggtggccgagggccccaactaTAGAGTGCGTAAGCTCGCATGCCCgtcgcgtggtcaccgcgtgaccgtggtgTTGCCATGCGTTCTGGGTGGACTAGgaatgtctagtgggttgggcactccccaggtagttGCTCGGAAGAAAATTATAACATAAGATTCTCATGAGGAGACCGAactatgctcaaacatgaattagcagccaagtgtttgatgaGCGGTAtgggaaatgcacatggccaatgggcgtgagttttggctgaggatgatcataTACTAAGAAGAATGTCTTCACAAATTTTTAGGGAAATCAAGAATATATAAAtaacacttccttcacaaagtgcttctttgaacagaataggaaaatgaatattgttgaattatttttgaactaggccaggaaggtttttgacatatttgatgaagatatgatccaaacaatttatgagaattttttgggaatttttggaataacaaaaatataggttgcttcacaacctagggcaaaaattgacacatggacatgacagataggcaaaactgatgagatGGCGCCTAGTCATCACAACCCACCATAATTCACAAggctatgaccatctatattggtcgttaacaactagaaataaggcagcggaccagCGCTGtttgctttatgaccatttcgtgtaaggaaattacgacctttctgaccaaaatggtcgcaatggtttagggtttggagcccccccgaacagcttttgaccaactggtttcaaatggtcatagatctatgaccaattcttccagggtcactgacagaaggtcactagttgacatatttcttgtagtgtatgcttgtggccaagatgccaatatgaattatgcttatggagatgaacttacTATAGtcccttatgttaaacatgaaattgttgctattgcacccatgcatgatagtcctattatctttttgaattctcccgactacactatgtTGGAGAAATTTGCCCTTATTAAgtattatattgatgggttgccttttaccgtcgCACGTGATGAtgttgatagatataatatgcatgtgcttgctcctacttgcaattattatgagagaggaactatatctccacctctctatgtttccaatatgataaaattgcaagaaattgtttatactattcattggcctttactatgtgtgcatgaattgttcttttatgacatgccgatgcataggaagagagttagacttcgacattgcttgatatatgttactttatgctcactactaaattacaaatcattgttaattaaaattggctttgatataccttgggatccgggtggatccattacttgagcattatatgcctagcttaatggctttaaagaaaacgctgctagggagacaacccggaagttttagagagtcatttatttctgttgtgttctttcataaagtttaaaaacaaaaaaataaataggggaacccaaaacttttcaaaaaggaaagtgaaagtgagagagacgagcattgttgaagtgggagagctccttgaactttgttcatgttcacggaaactttgtgaatcttaattacagaaacttttcat
This genomic window from Aegilops tauschii subsp. strangulata cultivar AL8/78 chromosome 4, Aet v6.0, whole genome shotgun sequence contains:
- the LOC141021208 gene encoding HMG1/2-like protein; protein product: MVVLVRCRCSGWRRRRWSTGLVVTKSKAEKDSNKPKHPQSAVLVLMDSFRKDSNIKLVSMVGKGGGEKWNYLESC